In one window of Bos taurus isolate L1 Dominette 01449 registration number 42190680 breed Hereford chromosome 15, ARS-UCD2.0, whole genome shotgun sequence DNA:
- the OR52Z1 gene encoding olfactory receptor family 52 subfamily Z member 1, with protein sequence MAPSSYNYTSPQDMWYFLIGIPGLEDVHTWISIPICVMYIVALVGNLFLIFLIVTEQHLHEPMYLFLSMLALADVLLATSTAPKMLAIFWFHSTSISFGSCVSQMFFIHFIFVAESAILLAMAFDRYVAICYPLRYTAILTSSAIGKIGIAAVVRSFIVCFPFVFLVHRLLYCGRNIIPHSYCEHMGIARLACDNININVIYGLTVALLSTGLDIMLIIMSYTMILCTVFQIPSWTGRFKALSTCGSHICVILMFYAPAFFSFTAHRFGGKTIPHHIHILVANLYVVVPPMLNPIIYGVRTKQIQDRVILFFSPISICC encoded by the coding sequence ATGGCTCCTTCCTCTTACAATTACACCAGTCCTCAGGATATGTGGTACTTCCTAATTGGAATCCCAGGACTAGAAGATGTGCACACCTGGATCTCCATCCCCATCTGTGTTATGTACATTGTTGCTCTTGTAGGTAACCTCTTCTTGATCTTCCTAATTGTGACTGAGCAGCATCTCCATGAGCCCATGTATCTCTTCCTTTCCATGTTGGCTTTAGCAGATGTCCTGCTCGCCACATCCACAGCCCCCAAGATGCTGGCCATCTTCTGGTTCCACTCCACGAGTATATCCTTTGGTAGCTGTGTATCCCAGATGTTCTTCATACATTTCATCTTTGTGGCAGAATCTGCTATTCTCCTGGCCATGGCatttgaccgctatgtggccatctgttaTCCACTGAGATACACTGCGATCTTAACCTCCTCAGCCATTGGGAAGATTGGCATAGCAGCTGTGGTCAGGAGCTTTATCGTATGTTTTCCATTCGTCTTTCTGGTACATCGACTTTTATACTGTGGGAGAAACATCATTCCCCATTCCTACTGTGAGCACATGGGCATTGCCAGATTGGCTTGTGACAATATCAATATCAACGTCATTTATGGCTTGACTGTGGCCCTGCTGTCTACAGGACTGGATATAATGCTCATCATTATGTCCTACACAATGATCCTTTGCACAGTGTTTCAGATACCTTCCTGGACTGGGAGATTTAAGGCCCTTAGCACATGTGGTTCCCACATCTGTGTCATACTTATGTTCTATGCTCCAGCATTCTTTTCATTTACTGCCCATCGCTTTGGGGGTAAAACCATTCCTCATCACATCCATATCTTAGTAGCAAACCTCTACGTGGTGGTGCCCCCAATGCTCAACCCCATTATCTATGGAGTAAGGACCAAACAGATTCAGGACcgagtgattttatttttctcccccatCAGCatatgttgttaa
- the OR52A1C gene encoding olfactory receptor family 52 subfamily A member 1C, whose amino-acid sequence MSISNITVFMPSVFMLIGIPGLESVQCWIGIPFCAMYLTAVIGNALLLIIIKSEPSLHEPMYIFLGMLGVTDIALSTSIVPKMLGIFWFHIPEIYFDSCLLQMWLIHTFEGFESGFLLAMALDRYVAICYPLRHASIFTPQLVTQIAAMVTLRATIFVTPSLVLIKHQLHFFHTKVISHCYCEHMAIVKLAAEDARVNKIYGLFVAFTVAGFDLICISLSYVQIFTTVFRLPQKEARLKAFNTCIAHICVFLQFYLLAFFSFFAHRFGSHIPPYIHILFSSIYLLVPPFLNPLVYGAKTKQIRIHVVKMFSS is encoded by the coding sequence ATGTCcatttccaacatcacagtcttCATGCCTTCTGTGTTCATGCTAATAGGGATCCCAGGCCTGGAGTCTGTGCAGTGCTGGATTGGGATTCCATTCTGTGCCATGTATCTCACTGCTGTAATTGGAAATGCCTTGCTTCTGATCATCATCAAATCGGAGCCCAGCCTCCATGAACCCATGTACATTTTCCTGGGCATGCTAGGAGTCACAGATATTGCTCTTAGCACCAGCATTGTGCCCAAAATGCTTGGAATCTTCTGGTTTCATATACCAGAGATATATTTTGACTCTTGCCTGCTTCAAATGTGGCTCATTCACACATTTGAAGGCTTTGAGTCAGGCTTCCTCCTGGCCATGGCCCtggaccgctatgtggccatctgttaTCCACTGAGACATGCTTCCATCTTCACCCCCCAGCTAGTCACCCAAATAGCAGCTATGGTAACACTCAGGGCTACCATTTTTGTGACCCCCAGCCTAGTACTGATAAAACACCAGCTGCACTTTTTTCATACAAAAGTTATCTCCCACTGCTACTGTGAGCATATGGCCATTGTGAAACTGGCTGCAGAAGATGCCAGGGTCAACAAAATCTATGGTTTGTTTGTGGCTTTCACTGTTGCTGGGTTTGACCTCATATGCATCTCATTGTCCTATGTACAGATATTTACCACAGTTTTTCGTTTGCCCCAGAAGGAGGCTAGGTTGAAAGCATTCAATACTTGCATCGCTCACATCTGTGTCTTCCTCCAATTCTACCTCCttgccttcttctctttctttgcacaTAGGTTTGGTTCTCACATCCCCCCTTACATCCACATCCTCTTTTCTAGCATTTACTTGCTGGTCCCTCCATTTCTCAATCCACTTGTCTATGGTGCAAAAACCAAGCAGATTCGCATTCATGTGGTAAAAATGTTCTCTTCTTAA